In Vibrio lentus, a single genomic region encodes these proteins:
- the qatD gene encoding Qat anti-phage system TatD family nuclease QatD gives MMDMHCHVDLYPEHQKVLDNIVRSNYYVLSVTTVPSAFKGTVNLTKGLKHCKTALGLHPQLAHLRKNELPIFDQLVTETKYIGEIGLDGSKGWREHFDDQLLVFNHILKKCESFNDKILTIHSLNAVEETLLCLQEHPNAGTSILHWFLGTKKQLLKAVELGCYFSIGPAMLASARGKRIASWVPRQKVLLETDGPFAKVSGQVLFPSDVDRVIQHFSEEWELPCSDVIKQLKNNLRMLVTAK, from the coding sequence ATGATGGATATGCATTGCCACGTTGACCTATACCCTGAGCATCAGAAGGTATTGGACAATATTGTGCGCTCAAACTATTACGTACTATCTGTAACAACAGTGCCTTCGGCCTTCAAGGGCACTGTTAACCTTACAAAAGGGCTTAAGCACTGCAAAACGGCTCTGGGGTTACACCCACAACTAGCTCATTTGAGAAAAAATGAACTACCAATTTTCGACCAACTTGTAACGGAAACTAAATACATAGGAGAAATTGGACTAGATGGCTCAAAAGGCTGGAGAGAGCATTTTGATGATCAATTACTGGTTTTTAATCACATTTTAAAAAAGTGTGAGTCATTCAATGATAAAATCCTGACCATTCATAGCCTAAATGCAGTTGAAGAAACTCTACTTTGTCTCCAAGAGCATCCCAATGCAGGTACGTCAATATTACACTGGTTCTTGGGAACAAAAAAACAGCTGTTAAAAGCGGTTGAGCTAGGTTGTTATTTCTCTATAGGTCCAGCCATGCTGGCCTCTGCACGAGGAAAACGAATCGCATCTTGGGTACCACGACAAAAAGTGCTGTTGGAGACTGACGGACCGTTTGCAAAAGTCTCAGGGCAAGTATTGTTCCCCTCAGATGTTGATAGAGTAATTCAACACTTTTCTGAGGAATGGGAATTGCCATGCTCAGATGTAATTAAACAGTTAAAGAATAATTTACGCATGTTAGTTACCGCTAAATAA
- the qatC gene encoding Qat anti-phage system QueC-like protein QatC, translating to MTEFYFNDNPTQLPDFSESCHPVQLFHTHEYNGEKHSLASRGLLQTVRDLGVVVDPKAIDLITIASAVTAADTFELREKAENAWSRQMHLHIPVSEPNLWNAESAELSSILNFLTGDQWMFTFEKTSMEMPKLKISKRAKSKTKTLLGKNAVCLFSGGVDSAVGAIDILNGKSDYKPLLVSHAYRGDGAKQEEIKTLLSSSFAELSYSISPHIIKTCEGITDISMRGRSFNFLAMAVLGISALRSANGDASIKTIIVPENGYISINPPLTRRRIGSHSTRTTHPNFLQKLEELLMRVGFNVNFVNPYQFKTKGEMLAECVDQNAIKKAIPLSVSCSHWHREHIQCGHCVPCLIRRASVHHAGFDADAPYKTKRLQTLVKEKGTRDDLQAVQTAIIRLKQTNNYKSWLRKSGPIPSDKSVRNALESMIKRGLMEVEVFIQANKTS from the coding sequence ATGACTGAATTTTACTTCAATGATAATCCAACCCAACTACCCGACTTTTCTGAATCGTGTCACCCAGTGCAACTCTTCCACACCCACGAATATAATGGGGAAAAACACAGCTTAGCTTCTAGAGGGTTGCTGCAAACGGTAAGGGACTTAGGAGTTGTTGTTGACCCTAAAGCCATCGACTTGATAACAATTGCTTCTGCTGTTACAGCCGCAGATACTTTTGAGTTAAGAGAGAAAGCAGAAAATGCTTGGTCAAGGCAAATGCACCTTCACATTCCAGTAAGTGAGCCAAACTTATGGAATGCAGAAAGTGCTGAGTTGAGTTCAATTTTGAACTTTCTTACTGGTGATCAATGGATGTTCACTTTTGAGAAGACATCGATGGAAATGCCTAAACTTAAGATAAGTAAGCGAGCTAAATCTAAGACCAAAACTCTTCTAGGGAAAAATGCCGTCTGTCTGTTCTCTGGCGGCGTAGATAGCGCAGTGGGAGCTATTGATATCCTTAATGGGAAGTCAGACTATAAGCCTCTCTTAGTAAGTCACGCCTATCGTGGAGATGGTGCAAAACAGGAAGAAATTAAAACTTTATTATCTTCCTCATTTGCAGAACTCTCCTATTCAATCTCTCCTCACATCATTAAAACTTGTGAAGGCATTACCGACATAAGTATGCGTGGGAGAAGCTTTAATTTCTTGGCGATGGCCGTATTGGGCATTTCCGCACTGAGAAGTGCTAACGGTGATGCCAGTATAAAGACTATTATTGTTCCTGAAAATGGCTATATATCTATCAACCCGCCATTAACTAGAAGACGAATAGGAAGCCACAGCACGAGGACTACGCACCCCAACTTCTTGCAGAAGTTGGAAGAGTTGTTGATGCGTGTAGGCTTTAACGTTAATTTCGTAAACCCTTATCAGTTTAAAACAAAGGGCGAGATGTTAGCTGAGTGTGTTGACCAAAACGCGATCAAAAAAGCCATACCGCTAAGCGTTTCATGCAGCCACTGGCACAGAGAACACATACAATGTGGGCACTGCGTGCCTTGCCTAATTAGAAGAGCATCAGTCCATCATGCTGGATTTGATGCTGATGCACCTTATAAAACAAAACGATTGCAAACACTAGTTAAAGAAAAGGGAACAAGAGACGACTTGCAAGCTGTTCAAACTGCTATTATCCGGTTGAAGCAAACCAATAATTACAAATCTTGGTTGCGAAAATCTGGTCCCATCCCATCGGATAAATCTGTACGTAATGCTTTGGAGTCAATGATTAAACGTGGCTTGATGGAAGTGGAAGTGTTTATACAGGCAAACAAAACATCATGA
- a CDS encoding KAP family P-loop NTPase fold protein — MWSDKESSLDFLNFSEAAESIKDLVTEKELMPISVGVFGDWGAGKSTILELTKKSISEEKKDYIQVHFDAWMYQGYDDAKAALLETIASTLVKQAKDNASLSQKAKAFAERVDIIRSLGLLMDGGAALAGVPTMGGFQKLMGLFTGGENGELDFSDAKDALDGAKQIAKESKGAVRSKKTFSPPKEIKEFRKAYSNLLSEFDRPLIVYVDNLDRCSPFNAISTLEAIRLFLFLPNTAFVIAADEDMIRLAVPEYHKGASQRHQTDYLDKLIQIPVHVPRPGTLEIRAYLMMLTAQDHGISSDQLEALRESLEQSLQLSWKQSPVTVDELLGVDKVQSVQNKDELRSKFIVAEQLAPLLAESSNINGNPRIVKRLLNQVKMRRKTALRRGMQLDERTITKLVIFERCLGTQATNKLYELIDAEKGFPQLLTKLEDPTIEFDDIELPEEWKLDSTFLKKWSKLPPMFTDIDLTPAAYLSRESIPMGSVNAVMSGSAQNLVKVLMEQTERLSPTSQNAIAATPKEDYLAVMDGLIENFRSINDWGKIPSGMYGGRLLALQEPRCKQTLLAYLKQLPKQRWLGRIIKELEGKA; from the coding sequence ATGTGGTCTGACAAAGAGTCCTCACTAGATTTTTTAAATTTTAGTGAGGCAGCGGAATCGATTAAGGATCTAGTCACCGAAAAAGAATTGATGCCAATATCTGTTGGCGTTTTTGGTGATTGGGGTGCAGGAAAGTCAACAATCTTAGAACTGACAAAAAAGTCAATATCTGAAGAGAAGAAAGACTACATTCAAGTCCATTTCGATGCTTGGATGTATCAAGGTTATGACGATGCAAAAGCTGCGCTACTGGAGACAATTGCATCGACCTTGGTTAAGCAAGCGAAGGACAATGCCAGCTTGAGTCAAAAGGCGAAGGCTTTTGCAGAACGTGTTGACATTATTAGGTCTTTGGGACTGTTAATGGATGGAGGTGCAGCTCTAGCTGGTGTCCCTACCATGGGTGGATTTCAAAAATTAATGGGGCTATTCACTGGTGGTGAGAATGGCGAGCTAGATTTTAGCGACGCCAAGGATGCTTTAGATGGTGCGAAGCAGATAGCTAAAGAGAGTAAAGGAGCCGTACGTTCGAAAAAGACCTTCTCCCCTCCAAAAGAAATTAAAGAGTTCCGCAAAGCCTACTCAAACTTGTTGAGTGAATTTGATAGACCACTCATAGTTTATGTCGATAACTTGGACCGTTGCTCACCATTCAATGCCATCTCGACGCTGGAAGCAATACGGTTATTTTTGTTTTTACCAAATACGGCATTTGTGATTGCGGCGGACGAAGATATGATCCGCTTAGCTGTGCCGGAATATCATAAGGGTGCTTCGCAACGCCACCAAACTGACTACCTAGATAAATTAATTCAAATTCCTGTGCACGTTCCAAGACCCGGTACTCTAGAAATCAGAGCTTACCTAATGATGTTAACAGCTCAAGATCATGGTATTTCGAGTGATCAGCTTGAGGCACTTAGGGAAAGCCTAGAGCAGTCTCTTCAGCTATCTTGGAAGCAATCACCTGTAACAGTCGATGAGCTGTTGGGCGTTGACAAAGTTCAAAGTGTTCAGAATAAGGACGAACTCAGAAGTAAGTTCATCGTGGCAGAACAACTTGCTCCTTTGCTCGCAGAGTCCTCCAATATAAATGGCAACCCTCGAATTGTTAAACGCCTCTTAAATCAGGTGAAGATGAGAAGAAAAACGGCACTTCGTCGTGGTATGCAGTTGGATGAGAGAACTATTACTAAACTGGTGATATTCGAGCGTTGCTTAGGGACTCAAGCAACAAACAAATTGTATGAGTTAATTGATGCTGAAAAAGGATTTCCTCAGCTCCTCACTAAACTAGAAGACCCCACAATTGAGTTCGACGATATAGAACTGCCAGAAGAGTGGAAGCTAGACTCGACCTTCCTTAAGAAATGGTCAAAATTACCACCAATGTTTACAGATATCGATCTTACTCCAGCAGCATACTTAAGTAGAGAGAGCATCCCCATGGGTTCAGTTAATGCAGTCATGTCCGGATCTGCTCAAAACTTAGTAAAAGTCTTGATGGAGCAAACCGAAAGACTTAGTCCTACAAGCCAAAATGCAATTGCGGCAACTCCAAAAGAAGATTATCTAGCTGTGATGGATGGATTAATTGAAAACTTCAGATCTATTAATGACTGGGGAAAGATCCCCTCAGGGATGTATGGTGGAAGATTACTGGCTCTTCAAGAGCCCAGATGTAAACAGACGTTATTAGCTTATTTAAAGCAGCTACCCAAGCAAAGGTGGCTTGGACGAATTATTAAGGAATTGGAAGGGAAAGCGTAA